One Augochlora pura isolate Apur16 chromosome 10, APUR_v2.2.1, whole genome shotgun sequence DNA window includes the following coding sequences:
- the LOC144476127 gene encoding lysosomal phospholipase A and acyltransferase: MRLCLFICAIIFLCCVSPVRLWHVKNKQISPIIFVPGDGGSQIEAKLNKTSAVHYFCEKTSNYYFNIWLNLELLVPVAIDCWIDNMKLVYNNVTRTTKNTDGVDIRVPGWGDPFSVEYLDPTKASPGAYFKDIGNILVNELGYVRNQSVRGAPYDFRKGPNENEEFFTKLKDLVIQTYNENQQTPVTLLAHSMGGPMTLIFLQRQSQAWKDKYISSLITLSAAWGGSVKALKVFAVGDDLGAYLLRQSTLKDQQITSPSLGWLLPSKIFWKDTEVLVESHEKNYTLSTLKDYLTDINVPNGWEFRKDNEKYQLNFAPPGVELYCLYGTGIDTVQKLFYKPGISIQGTPQLLPGDGDGTVNLRSLEACKQWQGKQKQKIYIQGFPGVDHSGILKNVKVLNYIKTILKV, translated from the exons ATGCGCTTGTGTTTGTTCATCtgtgcaataatatttttatgttgtgTTTCACCTGTCAGATTGTGGCATGttaaaaataagcaaatatCACCAATTATATTCG TTCCAGGTGATGGAGGCAGTCAGATTGAAGCTAAACTCAATAAAACCTCTGCAGTGCattatttctgtgaaaaaACTTCAAATTATTACTTCAATATTTGGTTGAATTTAGAATTACTTGTACCGGTTGCTATTGATTGTTGG ATCGATAATATGAAACTAGtctataataatgtaacaagaACAACCAAAAATACAGATGGTGTTGATATACGTGTACCAGGCTGGGGTGATCCTTTTTCAGTTGAATATCTAGATCCCACTAAAGCTTCTCCTGGtgcttattttaaagatattggTAACATATTAGTTAATGAGCTTGGCTATGTTAGAAATCAATCTGTACGAGGAGCACCTTATGATTTTAGAAAAGGTCCTA atgagaatgaagaattttttactAAACTAAAAGATCTAGTTATACAAACATATAATGAAAACCAACAAACTCCTGTAACACTGTTAGCACACAGCATGGGTGGACCAATGAcacttatttttttacaacgtCAAAGTCAAGCCTGGAAAGATAAATACATTAGTTCTTTAATTACACTCTCAGCTGCTTGGGGTGGTTCTGTCAAAGCTCTCAAAGTTTTTGCTGTTG GGGATGACTTGGGTGCATATCTTCTTCGCCAAAGTACTTTGAAAGATCAACAAATAACTAGTCCTAGTCTAGGTTGGTTATTGccatcgaaaatattttggaaagaCACAGAAGTATTGGTCGAATCACATGAAAAAAACTATACATTGTCAACTTTAAAGGATTATTTAAC AGATATAAATGTTCCAAATGGATGGGAATTTAGGAAAGACAATGAAAAGTATCAATTAAACTTTGCACCTCCAGGAGTGGAACTATATTGTCTATATGGAACTGGAATTGATACAGTACAAAA attattttataagccTGGCATATCCATACAAGGCACTCCACAATTACTTCCTGGCGATGGCGACGGCACTGTAAATCTAAGAAGTTTGGAAGCTTGCAAACAATGGCAGGGTAAACAAAAGCAAAAGATTTATATTCAAGGTTTCCCTGGTGTAGACCATTCAGGCAttctaaaaaatgtgaaagttttaaattatattaaaactattttaaaagtatGA